The Parambassis ranga chromosome 1, fParRan2.1, whole genome shotgun sequence genome includes a region encoding these proteins:
- the ldb1b gene encoding LIM domain-binding protein 1b isoform X2, whose product MLDRDVGPTPMYPPTYLEPGIGRHTPYGNQTDYRIFELNKRLQNWTEECDNLWWDAFTTEFFEDDAMLTITFCLEDGPKRYTIGRTLIPRYFRSIFEGGATELYYVLKHPKESFHNNFVSLDCDQCTMVTQNGKPMFTQVCIEGRLYLEFMFDDMMRIKTWHFSIRQHRELIPRSILAMHAQDPQMLDQLSKNITRCGLSNSTLNYLRLCVILEPMQELMSRHKTYNLSPRDCLKTCLFQKWQRMVAPPAEPSRQAPNKRRKRKMSGGSTISAGGGTNNNNNNKKKSPGSGFPLSSQVPDVMVVGEPTLMGGEFGDEDERLITRLENTQFDAANGIDDEDSFNNSPALGSNSPWNNKAPSSQESKSDNPTSQASQ is encoded by the exons ATGCTGGACAGAGACGTGGG TCCCACTCCAATGTACCCTCCTACATACCTGGAGCCAGGAATCGG GAGGCACACACCATATGGCAACCAGACAGACTACAGAATATTTGAGCTGAACAAACGACTACAGAACTGGACAGAG GAGTGTGACAACCTGTGGTGGGATGCATTTACTACAGAGTTCTTTGAAGATGACGCCATGTTGACCATTACTTTCTGTCTGGAGGATGGACCCAAACGATACA CAATTGGCCGGACGTTAATTCCGAGGTACTTCCGGAGTATATTTGAGGGCGGTGCCACTGAGCTCTACTATGTGCTGAAACATCCCAAGGAGTCCTTCCACAATAACTTCGTCTCCCTTGACTGTGATCAGTGCACCATGGTCACCCAGAACGGAAAGCCCATGTTCACACAG gtgTGTATAGAAGGCCGTTTGTACCTGGAATTCATGTTTGATGACATGATGAGGATAAAGACGTGGCACTTCAGCATCAGACAACACAGAGAACTCATCCCCCGCAGCATACTGGCCATGCAT GCCCAAGACCCACAGATGTTGGACCAGCTGTCCAAAAACATAACAAGGTGTGGCCTGTCGAACTCCACCCTGAACTACCTCCGA ctgtgtgtgattcTGGAGCCCATGCAGGAGCTGATGTCCAGACACAAGACATACAACCTCAGCCCCAGAGACTGCCTCAAGACATGCCTCTTCCAGAAATGGCAGAGAATGGTGGCACCACCTG CTGAGCCATCAAGACAGGCCCCCAACAAACGGCGGAAGCGTAAGATGTCTGGTGGCAGCACCATtagtgcaggaggaggaaccaacaataacaacaacaacaaaaagaagagcCCCGGTAGTGGCTTCCCTCTATCCAGCCAAGTTCCG GATGTGATGGTGGTAGGAGAGCCCACACTGATGGGAGGCGAGTTTGGAGATGAAGATGAGCGTCTGATAACACGGCTGGAGAACACGCAGTTCGATGCAGCCAATGGCATCGATGACGAAGACAGCTTCAACAACTCTCCGGCGCTGGGCTCCAACTCACCCTGGAACAACAAGGCTCCTTCCAGCCAGGAGAGCAAGAGTGACAACCCCACCTCACAGGCATCACAGTAG
- the ldb1b gene encoding LIM domain-binding protein 1b isoform X1: MGDIRERHENKDPVFELDQCVAVKVHLWVTKMAMSEQLESEGGCSSKSFKLYSPKEPPNGSTFPPFHPGTMLDRDVGPTPMYPPTYLEPGIGRHTPYGNQTDYRIFELNKRLQNWTEECDNLWWDAFTTEFFEDDAMLTITFCLEDGPKRYTIGRTLIPRYFRSIFEGGATELYYVLKHPKESFHNNFVSLDCDQCTMVTQNGKPMFTQVCIEGRLYLEFMFDDMMRIKTWHFSIRQHRELIPRSILAMHAQDPQMLDQLSKNITRCGLSNSTLNYLRLCVILEPMQELMSRHKTYNLSPRDCLKTCLFQKWQRMVAPPAEPSRQAPNKRRKRKMSGGSTISAGGGTNNNNNNKKKSPGSGFPLSSQVPDVMVVGEPTLMGGEFGDEDERLITRLENTQFDAANGIDDEDSFNNSPALGSNSPWNNKAPSSQESKSDNPTSQASQ; the protein is encoded by the exons ATGGGAGATATCAGAGAGAGGCATGAAAACAAGGACCCAGTCTTTGAGTTAGATCAGTGTGTAGCTGTGAAAGTGCATTTGTGGGTAACAAAAATGGCGATGTCAGAACAGCTAGAGTCAGAAGGAG gCTGTTCCTCCAAGTCATTCAAGCTGTACTCCCCCAAGGAGCCCCCCAACGGTAGCACTTTCCCCCCTTTCCATCCCGGCACCATGCTGGACAGAGACGTGGG TCCCACTCCAATGTACCCTCCTACATACCTGGAGCCAGGAATCGG GAGGCACACACCATATGGCAACCAGACAGACTACAGAATATTTGAGCTGAACAAACGACTACAGAACTGGACAGAG GAGTGTGACAACCTGTGGTGGGATGCATTTACTACAGAGTTCTTTGAAGATGACGCCATGTTGACCATTACTTTCTGTCTGGAGGATGGACCCAAACGATACA CAATTGGCCGGACGTTAATTCCGAGGTACTTCCGGAGTATATTTGAGGGCGGTGCCACTGAGCTCTACTATGTGCTGAAACATCCCAAGGAGTCCTTCCACAATAACTTCGTCTCCCTTGACTGTGATCAGTGCACCATGGTCACCCAGAACGGAAAGCCCATGTTCACACAG gtgTGTATAGAAGGCCGTTTGTACCTGGAATTCATGTTTGATGACATGATGAGGATAAAGACGTGGCACTTCAGCATCAGACAACACAGAGAACTCATCCCCCGCAGCATACTGGCCATGCAT GCCCAAGACCCACAGATGTTGGACCAGCTGTCCAAAAACATAACAAGGTGTGGCCTGTCGAACTCCACCCTGAACTACCTCCGA ctgtgtgtgattcTGGAGCCCATGCAGGAGCTGATGTCCAGACACAAGACATACAACCTCAGCCCCAGAGACTGCCTCAAGACATGCCTCTTCCAGAAATGGCAGAGAATGGTGGCACCACCTG CTGAGCCATCAAGACAGGCCCCCAACAAACGGCGGAAGCGTAAGATGTCTGGTGGCAGCACCATtagtgcaggaggaggaaccaacaataacaacaacaacaaaaagaagagcCCCGGTAGTGGCTTCCCTCTATCCAGCCAAGTTCCG GATGTGATGGTGGTAGGAGAGCCCACACTGATGGGAGGCGAGTTTGGAGATGAAGATGAGCGTCTGATAACACGGCTGGAGAACACGCAGTTCGATGCAGCCAATGGCATCGATGACGAAGACAGCTTCAACAACTCTCCGGCGCTGGGCTCCAACTCACCCTGGAACAACAAGGCTCCTTCCAGCCAGGAGAGCAAGAGTGACAACCCCACCTCACAGGCATCACAGTAG